The Photobacterium sp. TY1-4 DNA window CTGGGCGAAATGCTCTATGAGGGCGTGCCTGTGCTGGGTGCTGTGGTTCGTCAACTCAAAGCGAGGCTATAGTCATGAAACAGCACCTCATGCAACAGCGATTCAAGCAACAGGTGCTGATCACCGGCGCAAGTTCAGGGATCGGCGAACAACTGGCGAAAGACTATGCCGCGCAGGGCTGGCAGGTGCTGGCCTGCGGTCAGTCACGGGAACGGTTAGATAAACTCGCCGCCACGAGCCCAAATATTCAGCCCTTGGTTTTTGATGTGACCGATCTGGCGGCTGTAAAACAAGCGATTCATGCATTGCCGCAATTACCGTCGCTGATCATCCTCAATGCCGGGACGTGTGAGTATATCGAGCAGGGACACATTGATGTGGCGCTGTTTCGCCGGGTCTTCGACGTCAATATGTACGGCGTCCTGAACTGTATTGAGGCGATGCAGGATCGCTTTGACGATACAACGCATCTGGTGATTGTCGGCTCCACCGCCGCTTATCTACCGTTACCCCGGGCGGAAGCCTACGGCGCTTCGAAAGCCGCCATTGCTTACCTCACCAAAACCCTTGCGGTCGATCTGGCCGAACAAGGGGTGAAAGTCACGCTGGTGAGTCCCGGTTTTGTCAAAACCCCTTTGACCGATAAAAACGATTTTGCGATGCCGATGCTGGTGTCGGCGCAGTACGCGTCCGAGAAGATCCGCCGTGGGATCGCAGCGGGGAAGAACGAGATCCATTTTCCACGCCGATTTAGTCTGATCCTGAAAATGCTGGCGATATTACCGTTGCGGGTTCAATACGCCGCCATCAAACGAATGACAGGGAAAACATCATGAAAATAGCCATTATCGGTTCCGGGATCTCCGGCCTGACGTGTGCCTGGCACCTGCATCGCCAACATGACGTCACCGTCTATGAAGCCAACGATTATATCGGCGGGCACACGGCAACGGTCGATGTCAGCGTGCCCAGTGGGGACTATGCCATCGATACCGGATTTATCGTCTTCAACGATCGGACTTATCCCCGGTTTGAGGCATTGCTGGCCGAGCTGGGCATTGCCGGACTGCCGACCGAAAT harbors:
- a CDS encoding SDR family NAD(P)-dependent oxidoreductase, coding for MKQHLMQQRFKQQVLITGASSGIGEQLAKDYAAQGWQVLACGQSRERLDKLAATSPNIQPLVFDVTDLAAVKQAIHALPQLPSLIILNAGTCEYIEQGHIDVALFRRVFDVNMYGVLNCIEAMQDRFDDTTHLVIVGSTAAYLPLPRAEAYGASKAAIAYLTKTLAVDLAEQGVKVTLVSPGFVKTPLTDKNDFAMPMLVSAQYASEKIRRGIAAGKNEIHFPRRFSLILKMLAILPLRVQYAAIKRMTGKTS